From Anopheles darlingi chromosome 2, idAnoDarlMG_H_01, whole genome shotgun sequence, the proteins below share one genomic window:
- the LOC125949851 gene encoding glutaminyl-peptide cyclotransferase-like produces MPRVHRVFCLLVIATVASHAQNGNLKNVQRHQPALVSSDGLHRLAAEPMAYLNEALEKLLVERVVGTEGHEQVKNYIAGHMRQLSWTVEIDEFEDTTPIFGRQRFANVIASLNPNAKRNLVLACHYDSKYFPGQRFIGATDSAVPCAMLLTIATTMNSYLTNVKERDDVSLQFIFFDGEEAFERWTATDSIYGARHLAERWEKEDRLKTMDMLVLLDLLGTPEPNFYSYFGETESWYVQLISAEKRLDEVGHLENYSTSSVSPKQQTISYFRPHSFSAGIEDDHIPFLRRGVPILHIIPTPFPDVWHKLEDNADIVDLPTVRNLVRVFRVFVAEYLHLPL; encoded by the exons ATGCCACGAGTGCATAGGGTGTTCTGTTTACTGGTAATTGCCACCGTCGCCTCGCACGCCCAGAATGGCAACCTGAAGAATGTG CAAAGGCACCAACCGGCGCTCGTTTCCAGCGATGGCCTTCACCGGTTGGCGGCGGAACCGATGGCGTATTTGAATGAGGCTCTAGAGAAGCTGCTCGTCGAACGGGTGGTGGGAACGGAAGGTCACGAGCAGGTCAAAAACTACATCGCCGGTCACATGCGCCAACTCTCGTGGACCGTGGAGATCGATGAGTTCGAAGACACGACCCCGATCTTCGGTAGGCAACGGTTTGCAAACGTGATCGCTTCACTCAACCCGAACGCAAAGCGTAATCTGGTGCTGGCATGCCATTACGATAGCAAATACTTCCCCGGCCAGCGATTTATCGGTGCCACTGACTCAGCCGTCCCGTGCGCTATGCTGCTAACGATTGCCACCACCATGAACTCGTACTTGACCAACGTTAAGGAGAGGGACGATGTGAGTCTACAATTCATTTTCTTCGACGGAGAAGAAGCCTTCGAACGGTGGACCGCAACGGACTCCATCTACGGTGCACGGCATCTAGCGGAACGGTGGGAAAAGGAGGATCGGCTCAAAACGATGgacatgctggtgctgctcgatcTGCTCGGTACGCCGGAACCGAACTTCTACAGCTACTTCGGTGAAACCGAATCTTGGTACGTGCAACTTATATCTGCCGAAAAACGGTTGGATGAGGTCGGACATTTAGAGAACTACAGTACGAGCAGTGTGTCGCCGAAGCAACAAACCATCTCCTACTTCCGGCCACATTCCTTCAGTGCAGGCATTGAAGACGATCATATACCATTCCTACGCCGAGGTGTTCCGATTCTTCACATCATTCCAACACCGTTCCCCGACGTGTGGCACAAGCTGGAAGATAATGCGGACATTGTAGATTTGCCAACGGTGCGGAATCTGGTCCGTGTTTTCCGCGTATTCGTAGCCGAATATCTGCATTTGCCGTTGTGA
- the LOC125949845 gene encoding sphingosine-1-phosphate phosphatase 1-like yields the protein MHSFLEYLKSPELVVKVQEFFGIVYERNKLKKATSIANGTPGSSSPRNGSTKKGSMANGNSPSVTHATSTDKKIDDNDNAYRVTNYFWYVLFIVGTELGDEIFYATFIPFWFWNIDSAVGRRVVMVWSAIMYVGQSLKDVIRWPRPTYPAARLQKKWGLEYGMPSTHAMVAVAIPFSVLIYTYNRYIYSLPVGLAIALVWCTVICVSRVYLGMHSVLDIIAGLVLVILLMIPLIPLVDRLDNIIVTSRCSPLIVLTVSILLIVFYPDSGKWTPTRGDTALTVSVCAGIEIGAWLHYHLGEFQQPAQPPPYEIIWPSYSMLGLLLLRTVLGLCCIVASRAFAKSVSYAFVCFLLGRDKNELRQSENTLENKNKIIVELSYKLFTYGVIGFNTQYLLPSVFKLLNIGRPDFYTEI from the exons ATGCATTCGTTTTTGGAATACCTGAAAAGCCCGGAACTGGTAGTAAAGGTGCAGGAGTTCTTCGGAATCGTCTACGAACGGAACAAACTCAAGAAGGCAACATCGATCGCGAACGGAACGCCCGGATCGTCATCCCCGCGAAATggcagcacaaaaaaagggtcgATGGCTAACGGTAACTCGCCCTCCGTGACtcacgccaccagcaccgacaaGAAGATCGATGACAACGATAATGCTTATCGTGTGACGAATTACTTCTGGTATGTGCTGTTCATCGTCGGTACCGAGCTGGGGGATGAGATCTTCTACGCCACGTTCATCCCCTTCTGGTTCTGGAACATCGACAGTGCGGTGGGCCGGCGTGTTGTCATGGTTTGGTCAGCGATTATGTATGTCG GCCAAAGTCTTAAGGATGTCATCCGGTGGCCACGGCCGACATATCCAGCGGCGAGGTTACAGAAAAAATGGGGCCTTGAATACGGAATGCCCTCCACGCATGCGATGGTCGCTGTAGCGATACCGTTCTCCGTGCTAATCTACACTTACAACCGATACATCTACTCGCTTCCGGTTGGGTTGGCCATAGCGCTGGTATGGTGTACGGTCATCTGTGTCAGCCGCGTGTACCTCGGAATGCATAGCGTTCTG GACATTATCGCCGGATTGGTGCTGGTCATCTTGCTTATGATACCACTGATACCGTtggtcgatcgattggatAACATTATCGTCACTTCTCGCTGTTCTCCGTTGATTGTTCTGACCGTATCCATACTGCTGATAGTGTTTTATCCCGATTCTGGAAAGTGGACACCAACGAG AGGAGACACGGCACTGACGGTGAGCGTTTGTGCTGGTATCGAAATTGGCGCCTGGTTGCATTATCATTTGGGCGAGTTCCAGCAACCGGCACAGCCACCCCCGTACGAAATCATTTGGCCTTCGTACTCAATGCTCGGACTGTTGCTCTTGCGCACCGTACTCGGTCTGTGTTGTATAGTCGCATCACGTGCCTTCGCTAAATCGGTGTCGTACgcgttcgtttgctttttgcttggCCGGGACAAGAACGAGCTCAGGCAGTCGGAGAATACGCTCGAGAATAAGAACAAAATCATAGTCGAACTCTCGTACAAACTGTTCACGTACGGTGTGATCGGTTTCAACACGCAGTACCTACTGCCGAGTGTGTTCAAGCTGCTCAACATTGGCCGACCCGATTTTTACACCGAAATCTAG
- the LOC125949832 gene encoding CCR4-NOT transcription complex subunit 10 → MAEPSLATKKPSLTEQERDLELQAFIEFQKADYQACLKSLQKLLKTQEANPKVLHNKSVVEFYNSDLRRYDQFRTAMIQHTGLLGEIRAVEIKDCESCAAYVNQAIVLYHFKQPLAALKIMLAVMAHFDQLDDYLLRRAGIFTVHLLLDTNQPKKANRLLGMLQNRLGIQVYAILSDSDEDEPLIDNESRKDISELQFEEFRKEFRLILIRSNLLNGKKNMSIPLEDTSEYSILKGHQYFLGNDYQMAAKELSKQFTNDPVCVQRHGEDQNTVLANDMGVIHFSVKHYALAARFFQQALLFDQAATEDTSTEKVEGSPLYCVGATKRPEILYNHGLALLHLQRPKEAFECLLIVLNSYHNNPRLWLRLAECCIMVHRQERQQQGKNISQGAVGSGVHRKYILNPAPKTPVVDGDQSLAIPATTLEFGALCLRNAVTLLELHEPELVRQTENCDRTVSWDKVYEGVPCNPSLPMKLASFNKLKCAVLAAYSFVLNTLGEYSLGLKYAKQLLTVKDLPQSYLLLSHMYSAEALVMMNRPLEALSFLEPKFISELTGDDFGMRASPHWNINATDAAQAGSRGSPHWNINSADAAQTVMHYNRAVVLMLKGDYEQAKVSMNACNHPLVVPHLKMLNVYQELLLGNYDKVQLLIRYDTPHLI, encoded by the exons ATGGCTGAACCGAGTCTGGCGACGAAGAAACCCTCGCTTACCGAGCAGGAGCGGGATCTGGAGCTTCAGGCGTTCATCGAGTTCCAAAA AGCCGACTACCAGGCATGTCTGAAGTCGCTGCAAAAACTGCTCAAAACGCAGGAGGCCAACCCGAAGGTGCTGCACAACAAGTCGGTGGTGGAGTTCTACAACAGCGATCTGCGTCGGTACGATCAGTTCCGCACGGCCATGATCCAGCACACGGGACTGCTGGGGGAGATCCGGGCGGTGGAGATCAAAGATTGCGAATCGTGTGCAGCGTACGTGAACCAAGCGATCGTACTGTACCATTTCAAGCAACCGCTGGCCGCCCTAAAGATCATGCTCGCCGTGATGGCCCACTTCGACCAGTTGGATGATTATCTGCTGCGGAGGGCAGGCATATTTACTGTGCACTTGCTGCTGgataccaaccaaccgaagaaGGCCAATCGGTTGTTGGGAATGTTGCAGAACCGGCTGGGCATTCAGGTGTACGCAATACTGAGCGACTCGGACGAGGATGAACCGTTGATCGATAACGAAAGTCGGAAAGACATCTCCGAGTTGCAGTTTGAGGAGTTCCGCAAAGAGTTCCGACTGATACTGATCCGTTCGAATCTGCTCAACGGCAAGAAGAACATGTCCATCCCGCTGGAGGACACCTCAGAGTACTCGATACTGAAAGGGCACCAATACTTTCTCGGCAATGACTACCAGATGGCGGCGAAGGAACTCTCGAAGCAGTTCACCAACGATCCCGTGTGTGTACAGAGGCACGGTGAAGATCAGAATACGGTCCTGGCGAACGATATGGGAGTGATTCACTTCTCCGTGAAACACTACGCCCTGGCAGCACGATTCTTTCAGCAGGCACTACTCTTCGATCAGGCGGCCACAGAGGATACCTCGACGGAGAAAGTGGAAGGTTCCCCGCTCTACTGCGTGGGGGCTACCAAGAGACCGGAAATACTGTACAACCATGGACTGGCACTGTTGCACCTGCAGCGACCTAAAGAGGCTTTCGAGTGCTTGCTGATCGTGCTAAACTCTTACCACAACAATCCACGCCTCTGGTTGCGATTGGCCGAATGTTGCATCATGGTGCATCGTCAAgagcgtcagcagcagggAAAAAACATCTCCCAAGGCGCGGTTGGCAGCGGTGTCCACCGGAAGTATATACTCAATCCCGCACCGAAAACACCGGTAGTCGATGGTGATCAATCGCTCGCTATCCCTGCGACAACACTCGAGTTCGGTGCGCTCTGTCTACGTAATGCGGTCACATTGCTGGAGCTACACGAACCGGAGTTGGTGCGTCAAACGGAGAACTGCGATCGGACGGTGTCCTGGGATAAGGTGTACGAAGGTGTACCCTGCAACCCTTCGTTACCGATGAAACTCGCTTCCTTCAACAAACTGAAATGTGCAGTATTGGCCGCGTACAGTTTTGTTCTCAACACCCTGGGAGAGTACAGCTTAGGGTTGAAGTACGCCAAGCAATTGCTCACCGTCAAAGATCTTCCACAGTCCTACCT ACTGCTGTCGCATATGTACTCCGCCGAAGCGCTGGTCATGATGAATCGTCCACTGGAAGCACTCAGCTTTCTAGAGCCCAAGTTTATCAGTGAACTGACGGGCGATGATTTTGGAATGCGTGCCTCACCGCACTGGAACATTAATGCAACGGATGCAGCGCAGGCCGGTTCTCGGGGTTCGCCACACTGGAACATTAATTCGGCCGATGCAGCCCAAACCGTCATGCACTACAACCGGGccgtggtgctgatgttgaAGGGAGACTATGAGCAAGCGAAGGTATCGATGAATGCGTGCAATCATCCGCTGGTAGTTCCACATTTGAAAATGCTGAACGTGTaccaggagctgctgctgggaaaCTATGACAAAGTGCAGCTATTGATCCGATACGATACGCCGCATTTAATCTAG